A window of the Lolium perenne isolate Kyuss_39 chromosome 7, Kyuss_2.0, whole genome shotgun sequence genome harbors these coding sequences:
- the LOC127317498 gene encoding uncharacterized protein, which translates to MRRRRWARAAALCLAIAVVLQLGADAASVTPFSGRPRGPAARRWLPASPPMVAAHNAAPKPKTSPGGSGRTVAFDATAAEGARCKTSTARKSPPGARGAACAADDDDKRVVPTGPNPLHNR; encoded by the coding sequence ATGAGGAGGCGGCGGTGGGCACGCGCCGCCGCCCTGTGCCTTGCCATCGCCGTCGTGCTGCAGCTCGGCGCGGACGCCGCTTCCGTCACGCCGTTCTCCGGGCGACCGCGCGGGCCCGCTGCTCGCAGGTGGCTGCCAGCGTCGCCGCCCATGGTGGCTGCCCACAATGCAGCGCCCAAGCCAAAGACCAGTCCGGGAGGCAGCGGCCGCACGGTCGCGttcgacgccaccgccgccgaggGCGCCCGGTGCAAGACCAGCACGGCGCGTAAGTCTCCCCCCGGTGCCCGCGGCGCCGCGTgcgccgccgacgacgacgacaaGCGCGTCGTCCCCACGGGCCCCAACCCGCTGCACAACCGGTGA